In one Oryza glaberrima chromosome 2, OglaRS2, whole genome shotgun sequence genomic region, the following are encoded:
- the LOC127763190 gene encoding E3 ubiquitin-protein ligase WAV3-like: MESRWRKAKMSLGLNLCVYVPRTLDDGDSPSTGSSTAALVSPVASSSSAATSANTTPTAEQRVKGAGALMPTTPTPTSAGLRLSKSGSKSFKKTCAICLTTMKPGQGHALFTAECSHTFHFHCIAANVKHGSNNCPVCRTKWKELPFRGPLPGEFPQGSARINPVNGHQNGGQMTILRPLPRARSSGRLHHMTSLLPDTDRSIFNDDEPLDSLSEANEGSQQGCLRTVEIKTYPEFTEVPESTSERNFTVLVHLKAPLAQTLQTSSKLEDGNSLGTTRAPVDLITVLDVSGSMAGTKLALLKRAMGFVIQNLGSSDRLSVIAFSSSARRLFPLRRMTETGRQQSLQAVYSLTSNGGTNIAEGLRKGSKVIEDRQAKNPVCSIILLSDGQDTYTVSPTAGVHKSAPEYCSLLPYTSNGCQQVPVHVFGFGADHDSVSLHSISQTSGGTFSFIETEAAIQDAFAQCIGGLLSVVAQDLHVKVESLHPDVHFGSIRSGSYSSRLADDKRNGSIDVGDMYAEEERDFLVSVNVPPGYGETALLKVGCVYKDPLMKETINMADVQVKISRPAFVSVQSVSIEVDRQKNRLHAAEVMAEARLSAERGDLTHAVSLLEDCRRMIMGSTSGQSGDRLCQALDAELKEMQERMANRQRYEASGRAYVLSGLSSHSWQRATARGDSTDSESLIQAYQTSSMVDMLLRSQTMSRSSTPRQMRHVKSFPARPQPR, encoded by the exons atgGAGAGCAGATGGAGGAAGGCCAAGATGTCGCTGGGGCTCAACCTCTGCGTCTACGTGCCCAGGACGCTGGACGACGGCGACTCGCCGTCCACCGGGTCGTCCACGGCGGCGCTGGTGTCGCCGGtggcgtcctcgtcgtcggcggcgaccagcgCCAACACCACGCCCACGGCGGAGCAGAGGGTCAAGGGCGCCGGCGCGCTCATGCCGACCACCCCGACGCCGACCTCCGCCGGACTTCGCCTCTCCAAATCCGGCAGCAAATCCTTCAAG AAAACATGTGCGATATGTTTGACCACAATGAAGCCTGGTCAGGGCCATGCTCTATTCACAGCAGAGTGCTCACATACCTTTCACTTCCATTGTATAGCTGCAAATGTTAAGCATGGAAGCAACAATTGCCCAGTTTGCCGCACCAAGTGGAAGGAACTCCCATTTCGAGGTCCCTTGCCTGGTGAATTTCCTCAAGGAAGTGCAAGGATTAATCCAGTTAATGGGCACCAAAATGGAGGGCAGATGACCATACTGCGACCACTTCCCCGTGCTCGTTCTTCTGGTCGGCTGCATCATATGACATCGTTGTTGCCTGACACTGACCGTAGTATTTTTAACGATGATGAACCCTTGGACTCACTGTCTGAAGCAAATGAAGGCTCGCAGCAGGGGTGTTTAAGAACAGTGGAAATAAAGACATATCCTGAGTTCACTGAAGTTCCAGAAAGTACTTCAGAAAGAAATTTTACAGTCCTAGTTCATCTAAAGGCACCCCTTGCTCAGACTTTGCAAACTAGCAGCAAACTTGAAGATGGCAATAGCTTGGGCACAACTCGAGCCCCTGTTGATCTCATCACAGTGCTTGATGTCAGTGGGAGCATGGCTGGTACCAAACTTGCATTGCTGAAAAGAGCCATGGGATTTGTCATTCAGAACCTTGGCTCCTCAGATCGGCTTTCTGTAATTGCCTTCTCATCATCTGCACGTAGACTCTTCCCCCTCCGTCGGATGACTGAGACTGGTCGTCAGCAAAGCTTGCAAGCTGTTTATTCACTGACATCAAATGGTGGGACCAATATTGCTGAGGGCCTGAGGAAAGGCTCCAAAGTGATTGAAGATCGACAGGCCAAGAATCCAGTGTGCAGCATCATCCTACTATCAGATGGGCAAGATACATATACAGTCTCACCAACCGCTGGTGTACACAAATCAGCACCAGAGTACTGCTCACTCCTGCCATATACTAGTAATGGTTGTCAACAGGTACCAGTTCATGTCTTTGGATTTGGTGCTGACCATGATTCAGTCTCGCTGCATTCAATCTCACAAACCTCCGGGGGCACCTTTTCATTCATAGAGACAGAGGCTGCCATCCAAGATGCATTTGCCCAGTGTATTGGTGGACTCTTGAGTGTTGTTGCACAGGATTTGCATGTAAAGGTGGAGAGCCTCCACCCTGATGTACACTTTGGCTCGATCAGATCAGGAAGCTATTCTAGCAGACTTGCAGATGACAAGAGGAATGGCTCCATAGATGTTGGTGACATGTATGCCGAAGAGGAGAGGGATTTCCTTGTGTCAGTAAATGTTCCCCCAGGTTACGGTGAAACAGCACTTCTCAAAGTTGGCTGTGTCTACAAAGATCCACTGATGAAGGAGACTATCAATATGGCTGATGTGCAAGTCAAGATCTCTAGACCAGCATTCGTCTCAGTACAAAGCGTGTCAATCGAGGTGGACCGACAAAAGAACCGTCTTCATGCAGCTGAAGTCATGGCTGAAGCAAGGTTGTCTGCCGAGCGTGGTGACCTGACACATGCTGTTTCCTTACTCGAAGACTGCCGGAGGATGATCATGGGGTCAACATCAGGACAATCCGGTGATCGGTTGTGCCAAGCATTGGATGCTGAGCTGAAGGAGATGCAAGAAAGGATGGCCAATCGCCAAAGGTACGAAGCATCAGGCCGCGCCTATGTCCTCTCCGGCTTGAGCTCACACTCATGGCAGAGAGCAACTGCGCGAGGTGACTCCACAGACAGCGAGAGCCTAATCCAGGCCTACCAGACTTCATCCATGGTCGACATGCTGCTGCGCTCGCAGACAATGAGCCGCTCCTCAACCCCTCGACAGATGAGGCATGTGAAGTCGTTTCCAGCGCGCCCGCAGCCTAGGTAA